The following DNA comes from Lentibacillus sp. Marseille-P4043.
AAAATTTAAGTAGACAGCGGATATTTACATGGGATACGAAAAGCAGGCTAGGTGTTAAAAAGTCTGTACAGTCACAACTACGTGCACTTGAGGAAAATCGCTTCATATTTAAACATCCAGATATAGCCGCTTATAAAGACTTGTATTTTTTACATTTACGAAATAATGATGCGATATTTACACAAGATAACAAGGTAGATATATACACGGATGGGAAGGAAAAATTTGCTGCCTTGCTCCGGGATTTGGAGGCTGCAACTGACCACATCCATTTGTTGTACTATATTATCCGTTATGATCAACTTGGCCAGCGCATTGCGGATGTGTTAGTTAAAAAGGCGAATGAAGGTGTTGAGGTTCGTGTTCTTTATGATGATATGGGATCAAGGACATTAAGGAGAAAATTTATCAAGCGGATTCGCCATGCTGGGGGTCAAGTGGAAGCCTTTTTCCCACCGAAGATTCCTAAGATAAATTTTAAAATTAATTATCGTAATCACCGAAAACTGGCAATTATTGATGGGCAGATTGGATACATTGGCGGGTTTAATATTGGAGATGAATACCTCGGCAAGGCAAAAAAGTTTGGTTATTGGCGTGACACTCATTTACGTGTAACTGGAGATGCGGTTAAAAACATGCAAACCCGCTTTATATTAGATTGGAATCAAGCATCACGCAATGATATTTTATATGAAGATCGCTATTATGCAGCGGTTCCAGCGGGGGATGTTGGGATTCAAATTGTCTCCAGTGGTCCAGACTCAGAATGGGAACAAATAAAAAATGGGTATATTAAAATGATTTTGTCAGCCAAGCAATATGTGTATATTCAAACTCCATACTTTATCCCTGATGAGAGCCTTCGTGATGCACTGCGAATAGCAGCCCTTTCTGGGGTGAATATTAAAATTATGATCCCCAATAAACCTGATCATCCATTCGTTTATTGGGCAACGTTATCCTACATTGGTGATTTGCTTAATGCGGGTGCAGAAGTATATATTTATCAGAATGGCTTTTTGCACGCGAAAACAATTATTGTCGATGGCAAAATAGCATCAGTTGGAACAGCGAATATTGATGTGCGTAGCTTCCGCCTCAATTTTGAAGTGAATGCATTTTTATATGACTCCATCATAGCGGAAAAATTAGTTGAGGCATTTAATCACGACATCACGCTGTCAACGCAAATGACAAAGAAATTATATGAGAAACGATCATTGGGAATTCGCTTTAAGGAATCTTTATCACGCTTGTTATCACCGATACTATAAGAGAAATATTATTTAGGAGGAAGAAAAATGGAAAGAAAACCATGTTCCAATTCACTAGCAGTTAAAACATCACATGTATTACCACCAGATACAAACAATCATGGAACATTATTTGGAGGTAAATTAATGGCGCACATTGATGATGTTGCAGCATTGGCCGCTGTACGCCATGCAAGGCTGCCGGTTGTAACAGCATCAATGGACTCTGTTGACTTTTTATCACCGGTAAAAGAGGGAGATTCTATATGTGTGGAAGCTTTTGTCACATGGACACATAATACATCAATGGAGGTATTTGTAAAAGCTGTGACGGAAAGCTTATTATCTGGGGAAAGAGAAGTATGTACCACTGCCTTTTTAACGTTTGTTGCGGTCGATGAAAATGGGCGCCCAGTTCCTGTGCCTGATGTATATCCAGAAACAGAGCAAGAGAAACAATTGCATAACAATGCATCAGAGCGGGCTTCCCAGCGAAAAAAGGGAAGACAGCATTCAAAAGAATTGGCTAAAAGTTTTGGTACCGCATATCCATGGAATTCCCGAAAAGCGTGAATAAACAAAAATTTGTACAGAAAATATGAATAAGATACAATTATAAAATGCTACAAGAGACAAGAGCCTGTTTCTTATGATCCAGTTTTTCTTCTTTGAAATTAGGGAAGTGTGTAAAAGGACCAAGACTGTAAAGGGTTTCATAAGATTCGAAGGGAGAATTTCACCATGGGTTTCATTGAAAATTTAGTCGGCGATATTAATGAGGTATTGTGGTCTTATGTTCTAATTATCGTGTTAATAGGCGTAGGATTGTGGTTCACAATTAAGACCCGCTTTGTTCAATTTCGCTTATTTCCTGAAATGTTTCGGGTTTTATTTGATAAGCGTACAATCAGTGCAGAAGGTAAAAAGGGAACATCTTCATTCCAGGCATTTGCTATTAGTGCTGCATCAAGGGTGGGGACTGGAAACCTTGCAGGTGTCGCATCCGCAGTAGCTGCTGGGGGTCCTGGTGCTGTATTTTGGATGTGGCTGATTGCGTTGCTTGGATCTGCTACAGCGTTTGTTGAGAGTACGTTATCACAAGTTTACAAAGTTCCAGAGAAGGATCAGTATCGTGGTGGTCCAGCATACTATATGGAAAAAGGGTTGAACAGTCGCTGGCTGGCAATTATTTTTGCCATCACAATTACGTTCACATATGGCCTCGTATTTAATTCCGTTCAATCCAATACGATAAGTTTAGCTTTTTCTGGGGAATTTGACTTTAAGCAAGGGTATATGGCTGTTATTTTAGTCTTGTTAACGGCAATTGTTATATTTGGTGGCTTGAAGAGCATTGCCAATGTAACACAAATTATTGTTCCGATTATGGCAATTTTATATATTATCATTGCAATTTATATACTGATTGCAAATATAACGGCTGTTCCAGATTTGCTAGCGTTAATTTTTGAAAATGCATTTGGTTTTCGTGAAGTAGCCGGCGGTGGATTCGGTGCGGCAATCATGATGGGGATTAAACGAGGATTGTTCTCGAATGAAGCTGGTATGGGTAGTGCACCAAATGCGGCAGCAACAGCTGAAGTAACACATCCGGCCAAACAAGGCTTAATCCAAGCATTAGGTGTCTTCTTTGATACCATTTTAATTTGTAGTGCAACAGCGTTTATTATCATTTCAGCTGGCGGTTATGAGGGAAGCAAGCTCGATGGTATCCAGTTGACCCAAAATGCATTTGAATTTCATATTGGCGACTGGGCATCGGTCTTTATTGCAATTGCGATATTCCTGTTCGCTTATAGCTCTATTTTAGGTAACTATTATTACGGCGAAAATAATATCGGATATGTAAAAGATAGCAAATTCGGCTTGTTTATTTATCGTATCGCAGTGTTAGCGATGGTTATCTTTGGTGCTATTGCAACATTTGACCTAGTGTGGGCACTAGCAGATTTAACAATGGCGATCATGGCACTTATTAACCTTTATGCAATTTCCAGGTTGTTTAAAATTGCTCACCGCGTTTTACAAGATTATCAGCGACAACGAAAAGCTGGTAAGGATCCAGTCTTTTACAAAGATGCGTTGGATGATGATTCTGGTGTTGAGTTCTGGGATCGAGAAAGGTCAAACGATCAAGGTAAATAGGAATTGTGAACGGTTAAATTTAAATAGTAATTCTTTTAAGGTTCAAACAGGGAAAAGTTAATAAATATAAAAATAGCAGAAGAATTCTCTTCTGCTATTTTTATTATAGGATCACCACTTTTCTAATGATGATTGTGCTCGAACTCCATCAGAATTATCGCTCATTATTTATTCTAATTCAACATTTGCAGTGTGAAATGGATAAATAAGCTTTGATAAAATGAGGAAGGATTGGGATTCACTGATCAAGTTGACTTTGGATTAATCTTAAACAAACTGCGACTGTTGGGCTCTTTTCTATAAGTACACGCATTTCCCACCGTCCGGGATCGCTCCGGGTGGATGCTTTCCGCGGGCACGGCCTCAGCCTCCTCGGAAGAAAACCACTTCCTGCGGGGTCTTCGGACACGTGCTGTTCCCGCAGGAGTCACCACCCTCCACTCACCCAGACTAGTGACGCGGTAGGATGTGACTTGACGGAATACATACTACTACAGTTAATGGTAGTAAATGCAATACCAGTGGAGGAAATACGCGGAGACTCCTGGGGGGAGGAAAGGCATCGGTGAGACCCCGCAGTGCGAAAAGGGAGTAAAGGCTAAGATCGCCACGTCCTGTGGCAACGCCTTCATGACCAACGTCGTGTTGGCCTAAGGAGGCTCAGCAGCCGCCCCCGGAAAGCGTAGTGTATTTCCGGAACGGCGATAGAGCAATTTCTTAGTTACTTCGCATTGTCAAGGCAATTATTAGAAACGTTCCAAGTTTGGTTCCAAGTTTGCTTCAGCTAATTGTTTGATCTTATTTTATTAGTGCGAAAGTTGAGTTATATAACATTTATTTTTATCCTTGCTAAAAGGAAAGAATTCATTTAGTATGAACTTAGACATGATTTACAATATATTGTGTATTAAAATGTCGATAAAACTATATATAGTATTTTGCCTTAAGCACAGATGCCATTTGGCTTAATTGGGAATCTGGTGAAAAGCCAGAACTGCCCCCGCAACTGTAAACGCTGACGAAAATGAGCAAAACCACTGTATAAGCATAGACGTTTAAAGAATTGAACAGTCTCTTATATGGGAAGGGCTCAGGAGTAGGGTGAAGCATTAGTCAGTAGACCTGTCTCGCTTAAGAAATTTCAACTTCTTCGGGGATTGAGAAGATGAGATGATAGTCATATGGAACAGGACTCCTGTACGCTTTTTAACTACTATCATTTCGTCCACTCAATTGTTACTTGGGTGGATTTTTTAATTCCCTAAAACAAAAAGGGAGCGATTAACACATGATGACAAAAACATCTACTGAGGTTAATGATGTATTAGAACAAATCGATGCTGTTGCTGAAACATATGGGCTAGATGTTCGAGAAGTGAAACAGCAAATCAACCAATTAAATAGCTCAAAAGCAGATGCAAATCAGCATACATTATTTTATGCATTAAATAATATTGCGATGGATGAACCGGCATGGACGTTTGTAGCGGCGCGTATGTATTTAAATGAACTTTATCAGGAGGCAGCGACAAATCGCGGATATGATTCGGAACAATGTTATGGCGATTTTTACCGACTAATCGAGGTGTTAACCGAAAAGGGAATCTATTCATCCAATCTAGTAAACTATTATTCCAAAGATGAAATAACAGCACTAGGAAGGGAGATTGCACCAGAACGTGATCAACTGTTCAATTATATTGGCCTGTTTTTACTTGCTGATCGGTACATAACAAGGGATCATGACCGTAACATTTACGAACTCCCGCAAGAACGGTTCATGATTATTGCGATGACATTGATGAAGGATGAAGCAAAGGAAAATCGGCTTGAATTGGTCAAAGAAGCATATTGGGCAATGAGCAATTTATACATGACAGTAGCTACACCGACACTAGCTAATGCGGGGAAGTGTTTTGGCCAACTTTCTTCATGTTTTATTGATACGGTTGACGATTCATTGGACAGTATTTATCTGAATAACTGGGATATTGCTAGGTTAAGCAAGGATGGCGGTGGAATTGGTGTTTATTACGGCAAGGTACGTGCACTCGGATCAGATATAAAAAAATTTAAGGGAAATTCGTCTGGGGTTGTTCCGTGGATTCGTTTACTGAATGATACAGCAGTTAGTGTCGATCAGCTTGGACAGCGACAAGGGGCGGTAGCTATTTACCTCGATGTTTTCCATAAAGATATCATGGATGGGTTTCTTGATTTGAAAACGAATAATGGGGATGAACGGCGCAAGGCCCATGATATTTTTACAGGTGTAGCCATTCCTGATTTATTTATGAAAAAGTTGCAGGAAGTTGATGAGCACGGGAGAAGTATTGGCGAGTGGCATACATTTTGTCCACATCAGGTGAAACAGATGATGGGCTGGAAGGATGAAAATGGTGCTGCACTTGGTTTAGAGGATTTTTATGATGAATCAGATCAGAGCTATTTTACAGAGAAGTATGAAGAAGCGGTGAATCATCCACTTTTGCCACGAAAAACATATCGGGCGATGGATATTATGGCGCGGATTATGGTTGCTCAATTAGAGACGGGGACACCGTACATGTTTTATCGTGATGAGGCAAATCGGCAAAATCCGAATAAACATGTGCGCGGAAAAGGTCAAACAGCAATTTATTGTAGCAATTTATGTACAGAAATTATGCAGAATATGTCAGCAACAACCATTACCAATGAATATCAGGATGAGCAGGGGAATATTGTGATCATTCGTAAGCCAGGTGATTTTGTTGTGTGTAACTTATCCTCGGTTAATCTTGCGCGAACTGTAGAAGCAGGTGTTTTAGAACGATTGATTACGAT
Coding sequences within:
- the cls gene encoding cardiolipin synthase; its protein translation is MVFVPYFVSFVLIFNIALALTIIFLERKDAQSTWAWLMVLLFIPIAGFFLYLIFGKNLSRQRIFTWDTKSRLGVKKSVQSQLRALEENRFIFKHPDIAAYKDLYFLHLRNNDAIFTQDNKVDIYTDGKEKFAALLRDLEAATDHIHLLYYIIRYDQLGQRIADVLVKKANEGVEVRVLYDDMGSRTLRRKFIKRIRHAGGQVEAFFPPKIPKINFKINYRNHRKLAIIDGQIGYIGGFNIGDEYLGKAKKFGYWRDTHLRVTGDAVKNMQTRFILDWNQASRNDILYEDRYYAAVPAGDVGIQIVSSGPDSEWEQIKNGYIKMILSAKQYVYIQTPYFIPDESLRDALRIAALSGVNIKIMIPNKPDHPFVYWATLSYIGDLLNAGAEVYIYQNGFLHAKTIIVDGKIASVGTANIDVRSFRLNFEVNAFLYDSIIAEKLVEAFNHDITLSTQMTKKLYEKRSLGIRFKESLSRLLSPIL
- a CDS encoding acyl-CoA thioesterase — translated: MERKPCSNSLAVKTSHVLPPDTNNHGTLFGGKLMAHIDDVAALAAVRHARLPVVTASMDSVDFLSPVKEGDSICVEAFVTWTHNTSMEVFVKAVTESLLSGEREVCTTAFLTFVAVDENGRPVPVPDVYPETEQEKQLHNNASERASQRKKGRQHSKELAKSFGTAYPWNSRKA
- a CDS encoding alanine/glycine:cation symporter family protein, producing MGFIENLVGDINEVLWSYVLIIVLIGVGLWFTIKTRFVQFRLFPEMFRVLFDKRTISAEGKKGTSSFQAFAISAASRVGTGNLAGVASAVAAGGPGAVFWMWLIALLGSATAFVESTLSQVYKVPEKDQYRGGPAYYMEKGLNSRWLAIIFAITITFTYGLVFNSVQSNTISLAFSGEFDFKQGYMAVILVLLTAIVIFGGLKSIANVTQIIVPIMAILYIIIAIYILIANITAVPDLLALIFENAFGFREVAGGGFGAAIMMGIKRGLFSNEAGMGSAPNAAATAEVTHPAKQGLIQALGVFFDTILICSATAFIIISAGGYEGSKLDGIQLTQNAFEFHIGDWASVFIAIAIFLFAYSSILGNYYYGENNIGYVKDSKFGLFIYRIAVLAMVIFGAIATFDLVWALADLTMAIMALINLYAISRLFKIAHRVLQDYQRQRKAGKDPVFYKDALDDDSGVEFWDRERSNDQGK
- a CDS encoding ribonucleoside-diphosphate reductase subunit alpha; the encoded protein is MMTKTSTEVNDVLEQIDAVAETYGLDVREVKQQINQLNSSKADANQHTLFYALNNIAMDEPAWTFVAARMYLNELYQEAATNRGYDSEQCYGDFYRLIEVLTEKGIYSSNLVNYYSKDEITALGREIAPERDQLFNYIGLFLLADRYITRDHDRNIYELPQERFMIIAMTLMKDEAKENRLELVKEAYWAMSNLYMTVATPTLANAGKCFGQLSSCFIDTVDDSLDSIYLNNWDIARLSKDGGGIGVYYGKVRALGSDIKKFKGNSSGVVPWIRLLNDTAVSVDQLGQRQGAVAIYLDVFHKDIMDGFLDLKTNNGDERRKAHDIFTGVAIPDLFMKKLQEVDEHGRSIGEWHTFCPHQVKQMMGWKDENGAALGLEDFYDESDQSYFTEKYEEAVNHPLLPRKTYRAMDIMARIMVAQLETGTPYMFYRDEANRQNPNKHVRGKGQTAIYCSNLCTEIMQNMSATTITNEYQDEQGNIVIIRKPGDFVVCNLSSVNLARTVEAGVLERLITIQMRMLDNVIDLNTMPVGQAQVTNQTYRAVGLGTFGWHHLLAQKGIYWESDKAVAYADELYEDIAYYAIQSSMELAKEKGTYSKFTGSEWQTGDYFERKGYEADRWLELKDAVAEHGIRNGWLMAIAPNSSTAKIGGSTDGIDPIYAVEYAEEKKNFKFKVTAPDLDHVTYNYYRRSRHELEQLWSIRQNAARQRHVDQGISFNLYVRHDIKAKDLLNLHVEAWKQGLKTTYYVRSTSQAEIDECEACHS